A stretch of DNA from Pirellulales bacterium:
ACGGTGGGCGCCGGCAACAAGCTGACCCCGGCGTCGATTTCGACTGCCCGTTTGATGGTTTCGATGTTGTCGAACTCCATCACGACGTTGATTTCGCTGCGATGTTCCAACAACACCCGATCGATCTCGCGACGGATGGTTAAATCGGCGTCGAATCCCACGAGCGCCTCACCGGCCACCTCTTCCAGCGACACGTGCTGCCGCTTCGCAAATCGGTGGCCCGGCGCACACACCAACACCATCGGTTCCTGACGCCAACCGATGGCTTTGATCGTGCGCGAGGGCTTGGGGTAACTCACCAGCCCCAAGTCAGCATGATCGCTTTCAATCGCATCGTAAACTTTGTGCGGATGCAGGTACTCCAGTCGCACGTTCGCCTTGGGATATTGGCTCAGGAATTGGTGCAGGTAACGATCCATGTGATGCAGCCCCACCGAATAAATCGAGGCCACGCGCACGCGGCCGGCCACTTCATCGTGCAGCGTCCGCACACGATCTTCCAGCGCAAAATAACGCTCCACAATTTTGCGGCAGCCGCCGTAATAAATTTCCCCTTCGGGAGTCAGCGTAAAGGGTCGCTTGGAACGGTCAATCAGCTTTGTGCCCAAGTGTCGCTCCAGTTGATGAACGACCTGGCTGGCGCCGGATTGCGAGATGCCGTTTTCCACCGCCGCGCGGGAAAAACTACGACGTCCGACAACGTCGCAAAACACTTTCAGCGACTTCAGGTGCATAGATCACCGCAGTTGAATATCGAAGCTCAAAGAATTAGGAATTCGAATACCAGTTAAGATAAGTATTTGTCCAGAACATAGTAGCGTAAGGATCTTGTTGCCCGAAGTCAAGCAACACGTAATTAGAAATCTGAATACAAGACTAAACTAGATCGCGTTTCAGCACTTGTAATGCGGCGTAATATCATACAAGAAAGCAACTTATGTAAGAATTAGCGTTTCGAATGCCAGTCCGCGGCTCTTAAGTTCATCGAAGATAGGCACTTTTAGGTGGTGGGCTAATTTGAACATAGCCCGACTGTGTCAGTCGGGAAAAGCGGCTGTCGGAATTTCAAATTGTCCCACCACCCACTTTTATCCTTCATTCTAGGTGCAAATCGCAAAGGGGCATTGAGTTTGCCGCCTATATAACAAAGACGTTCCGAAAGGGCGGCGGCGAGATAGGCCCAGGTTTTTCCCAAGTTGTTGGGCATATTCTGGGCCGACAGCGGTCGCAAATTTTCTTCAGCGTTTTCGTTGCACGCGGTCCATCAATTGCGCTACTTGGGCTGAAAATTCTTTACGACGC
This window harbors:
- a CDS encoding LysR family transcriptional regulator — encoded protein: MHLKSLKVFCDVVGRRSFSRAAVENGISQSGASQVVHQLERHLGTKLIDRSKRPFTLTPEGEIYYGGCRKIVERYFALEDRVRTLHDEVAGRVRVASIYSVGLHHMDRYLHQFLSQYPKANVRLEYLHPHKVYDAIESDHADLGLVSYPKPSRTIKAIGWRQEPMVLVCAPGHRFAKRQHVSLEEVAGEALVGFDADLTIRREIDRVLLEHRSEINVVMEFDNIETIKRAVEIDAGVSLLPAPTVVREMETGALSAVPLSTNELVRPLGIIHRRGKDLGVTVRKFIELLRGESHLSGAHVPATAQHGEADSEFTAAGRGAPGHGASGHNGRNHLAGNGAAALAVQPAAAH